The proteins below come from a single Candidatus Methylomirabilis lanthanidiphila genomic window:
- a CDS encoding plasmid stabilization protein translates to MTSVIWAPQAIEDVEAIRTYVARDSAHYADLLVERIVAAIGRLETFPRSGRVVPEVGDESLREVVYESYRIVYRLKPSAVEIITVFHGARLLRLE, encoded by the coding sequence GTGACCTCGGTCATCTGGGCGCCTCAGGCAATCGAGGACGTCGAGGCGATTCGAACATATGTGGCGCGCGACTCCGCCCACTACGCCGACCTGCTGGTCGAACGGATCGTCGCCGCGATAGGCCGCCTTGAAACATTTCCTCGTTCCGGGCGGGTCGTTCCTGAGGTGGGAGATGAATCACTCCGAGAGGTCGTGTACGAGAGCTATCGAATCGTGTACCGTCTGAAGCCTAGTGCCGTCGAGATTATCACCGTCTTTCATGGAGCCCGGCTACTTCGGCTCGAATAA
- a CDS encoding ethyl tert-butyl ether degradation protein EthD, translating to MAGVKFMVIYPRPADIEAFEKVYQDEHVPMAVEKLVGKTKFVATKVLASPQGTPPFYRIAEIQFPSLAALEACAASEGGKETLAHAVSISTGGSPIFLVAEEEVFTF from the coding sequence ATGGCTGGAGTAAAATTCATGGTGATTTACCCTCGTCCTGCTGATATTGAAGCCTTCGAAAAGGTGTATCAGGACGAGCATGTACCAATGGCGGTTGAAAAGTTGGTCGGCAAAACCAAGTTCGTGGCGACGAAGGTGCTCGCTTCTCCTCAGGGAACGCCACCATTTTACCGTATTGCAGAGATTCAGTTCCCATCGCTAGCAGCCTTGGAAGCCTGCGCCGCTTCCGAAGGAGGGAAGGAGACATTGGCCCATGCCGTGTCGATCTCCACCGGCGGGTCTCCAATCTTTTTGGTCGCTGAGGAGGAGGTTTTCACCTTCTGA
- a CDS encoding XRE family transcriptional regulator, translated as MVRIPTHRAPTHPGEMLREEFLKPMGLSQKELAAGIHVPYQRINELVRGRRGVTPSTALRLARFFGMSPDFWLSLQLRWDLYHAQQSEAPTLRAIRQIKRSRRAA; from the coding sequence ATGGTTCGCATCCCGACACATCGAGCGCCGACTCATCCGGGGGAGATGTTGCGTGAGGAGTTCCTCAAGCCGATGGGCCTCTCCCAGAAGGAACTCGCGGCCGGCATCCACGTGCCATACCAGAGGATCAACGAGCTAGTTCGCGGGCGTCGCGGGGTAACCCCAAGTACAGCATTGCGGTTGGCTCGGTTCTTTGGCATGTCGCCGGATTTCTGGCTGAGTCTCCAACTTCGATGGGACCTGTATCATGCCCAGCAATCAGAGGCACCCACGCTGCGCGCGATTCGGCAAATTAAACGCAGCCGGAGAGCAGCCTGA
- a CDS encoding excinuclease ABC subunit A, whose translation MIRSFRSSGTEDIFNGRDTKAARRTCPKNLWKVAVRKLEQLDSTLRLDDLRVAPGNRLEALSGNRAGQHSIRINDQYRVCFVWTSNGPDEVEIVDYH comes from the coding sequence ATGATCCGTTCCTTCCGAAGTTCTGGGACCGAGGACATCTTCAACGGGCGGGACACCAAAGCCGCCCGTCGGACCTGCCCGAAGAACCTGTGGAAGGTTGCGGTGCGTAAACTGGAGCAATTGGACTCGACGCTTCGATTAGATGATCTCCGGGTTGCCCCTGGGAATCGCCTTGAGGCGCTGTCGGGGAATCGTGCCGGGCAGCACAGCATCCGGATCAACGATCAGTATCGAGTGTGCTTCGTCTGGACATCTAATGGCCCAGACGAGGTTGAGATCGTCGACTATCATTGA